From a single Eleginops maclovinus isolate JMC-PN-2008 ecotype Puerto Natales chromosome 20, JC_Emac_rtc_rv5, whole genome shotgun sequence genomic region:
- the inka2 gene encoding PAK4-inhibitor INKA2, with protein sequence MEQPLSKPECKNMDSCLRRLKQELLCMKEAGDGLHEQMNSMMGALQELKLLQVQTALENIDISGRPINRGLQHSASPEASATASSTSGKDCGRCFIQTTPEDSSMSPMPSPSMGSRNTISRDNRSLSRIRSSLGTSSSSASSMESETEGSELSDRNIQSEKDLESIPAKRWSGYSAPQVDFYGPMVGNPPPEPYAQPQAPPRAQAVDLPGILYSLSREGPSLDSEYSQDSTDDASDWTSSLMSRSRNRQPLVLGDNVFADLVGNWLDLPEVEREEGEEEEEEERRKMREGSIADGAVDRPDTPAHPLRISRSQEICRKFSLTTNIFKKFLRSVRPDRDKLLKERPGWMAPEMSEGDLFKRPKKVAPKSSKGSFYLPFWANGQQGKGRPCVNLAEAERNHQHNFPQVHQQPFAGIYLDRRQPETGLEKMQPLFDYNTAVWV encoded by the exons atggAACAACCACTCTCCAAACCAGAATGCAAAAACATGGATTCGTGTCTGAGGCGACTGAAACAAGAACTG cTGTGCATGAAAGAAGCCGGAGATGGGCTCCACGAACAGATGAATTCAATGATGGGAGCCCTTCAGGAACTCAAGCTCCTTCAGGTTCAGACAGCCCTAGAGAACATTGACATTTCAGGTCGGCCAATAAACCGAGGACTACAACATTCAGCTTCCCCTGAAGCCTCAGCTACAGCATCTTCAACCTCAGGCAAGGATTGTGGGCGCTGCTTTATCCAAACTACGCCCGAGGACTCCAGCATGAGTCCGATGCCAAGTCCCTCAATGGGAAGCAGAAACACCATCAGCCGAGATAACAGGAGTCTATCTCGAATCAGAAGCAGCCTGGGAACCTCGTCTTCCTCTGCATCCAGCATGGAGAGCGAGACTGAGGGAAGTGAACTAAGCGACCGAAACATTCAAAGTGAGAAGGACCTTGAGTCCATACCCGCCAAGAGGTGGTCAGGATATTCAGCCCCGCAGGTGGATTTCTACGGACCAATGGTGGGGAACCCTCCACCGGAGCCCTATGCTCAGCCACAGGCTCCCCCTCGTGCCCAGGCAGTGGACCTGCCTGGGATCCTGTACAGCCTGTCCAGAGAAGGCCCTTCATTGGACAGCGAATACTCCCAGGACAGCACAGACGACGCCAGTGACTGGACTTCTTCACTCATGAGTCGCAGCCGCAACCGCCAGCCCTTAGTGCTGGGCGACAACGTCTTCGCAGACCTTGTGGGCAACTGGCTTGACCTGCCGGAGGTGGAGAGGGAAGagggtgaagaagaggaagaagaagaaaggaggaagatgagggaaGGGAGTATAGCAGACGGAGCAGTGGACAGGCCGGACACTCCAGCTCACCCTCTACGCATCAGCCGCTCACAAGAGATCTGCAGGAAGTTCTCTTTAACCACAAACATCTTCAAGAAGTTCCTGCGCAGCGTCCGGCCCGACAGGGACAAGCTGCTCAAGGAGAGGCCAGGCTGGATGGCTCCTGAGATGTCAGAGGGCGACCTCTTCAAAAGGCCAAAGAAAGTGGCTCCCAAAAGTTCAAAAGGCAGCTTCTATCTGCCCTTCTGGGCAAATGGACAGCAAGGCAAAGGCAGGCCGTGTGTTAATCTAGCTGAAGCAGAGAGAAACCACCAACACAATTTTCCCCAAGTCCACCAGCAGCCATTTGCTGGGATTTATTTAGACAGGAGACAGCCAGAGACTGGTCTAGAGAAAATGCAGCCCTTGTTTGACTACAACACAGCTGTGTGGGTCTGA